The genome window ATTTTGTCTTTAAAGACCATATAAGCCTCATCTCTCTTTATTCTGGTCTTTTGTGATTCTACCTGTTGAAGGTAGTTGTTGTCTACATCTTCTTTGGCCTTTTTTTGTAATGCTAGCCCTTGTTTGATTTTCTTCTCATCGTACCCCACAGTAGTTAACCGTTGCTGAAGCCCTTCGACCTCTGGGATATTACTAAACATACGTTCAGTAAAACTTAATAGTTCGCTTTCTTTTAATGATTTAAAGTTCATAATAGTTGAGTTTTGAGTTCATAAGAATAACGTTAGCAGTTTTGTCTATGCTCTGAGACATTTTACGGTTACACTCCTCTGTTTTAGTCTTACCCGCCCTTATTTTGGCGTTGCATATAGGCATTTTTACATTACATGCCCCTGTTTCACCGTTACTTCAAGGCAAATTCGTATTACATACCCATGAATTATCGTTGCATATACCCATTTTTATGTTGCAAAGGGTCATTTTACCATTACATCGGTCTATTTTATGGTTACCTAACCATAAACTGACGTTACATCAGGGCAAATCAGGATTGCATCCATATAAATAAGCGGATTGAAGGTATAAATCGAATAAACAGTAGGGTATTGGACTAGAAATAGCACTTCTATAGTTAGAAGAATCGTATAATGAATAGATCCATAGACATAAAATTCCCCTTAGAAAGTAGAAGGAAACACATAGTTAGCTTTATTATTTAATGAACAAGTTGAAAAATTAATTACGTTAAACAGCTGATTAGCTTTCGGTTGTAAAGATAGACTTAACCAGATGAAATGCAAAAGTCTAAGTGTATTTATCTGTTTCTTGTAAAATCATTTAAATAGTAAGTACTTTTTTTACTACAATTTCTTTATAGACCCCTAATATTATTATTAAATAAATAGAATATTGCTGAACGTATCAAGGTTATGTTCTTTGTAGTTTAATTTGTTTTAGAAATAGTAGTATTTCTTGACAAATAAAAATGATTCATAATTCTTAAATAATACATCTAAAATGGGATTTTTCAGTTGGATAACTCAGGACACTAACAGGAGCATAGCAAACGTAAATTCTTCTAAAGAAACGTTTCCTGTTTACTTAGTTGATAACAAAGGAAACTATTGGAAAGAAAATCTTTACAAAGGTTACGGTTCTTTTTGTGGTAAGGATTATTTTGAGCTTTTAGCTGAAATGAACGGAATTACAGTAGTAGAAGCTCAAAAACAAAATAAAGAGTTGAGAGAACTTGGAATTTGTTTAGAAGGAAATAATATCAAATACCCAAACCTTGTAGAAAATTTAGAAAATTGGGTTTGGAGAAATGAGGAGCCTAAGAGTTGTAGAGATCAAGGTTTTTTTTATGATTGATGACTTTCTTTTAATGATAAGATAAAGCTACTAATCTGTTTGGTAGCTTTTTTTATTTCTTCAATCGTATTTAATATTGAAAATGAAAATCTTAGACTTGAAAAAGCATCATCGTCAGAAAAATTCATAGCTCTTAATACATGAGAGGGTTCAATAATTTCAGCTGTACATGCTGACCCTGAGCTAAATGCTATTTCATTTTCAAATTTCCTTAAAAGCATATTACTATCTATACCTTTAAAATTGATGTTTGAAATATTAGGTAATCTATCAACCTTATTAGCATTTACTTCAACACTTTTTAGTTTAGTTATTTCCTTTTCAAAATACTGTTGAAAGTGTTGAAGTTTTTCAATGTTTTCTTCCAAATCAATAAAAGCTAATTCACATGCTTTTCCTAGGCCAATGATATTTGAAATATTATATGTACCTGATCTAAGACTATTTTGTTGTTGTCCTCCATGTATTTGAGAAATAAGGTTAATTCCTTCCTTGATCAATAAACCACCAACTCCTTGAGGGCCATGAATTTTATGACCAGAAAATGTTAGTAAGTCGATATTACTGTAATTTAGATCAATTGCTAATTTTCCAACAGCTTGTGTTGCATCAGTCATAAAAATAACGTCATTCCTTTTACAAATATCACTGATTTCGTTTATAGGTTGTATAACCCCAGTCTCATTATTAGCATACATGATAGTGACAAGAATAGTTTCATCAGATATTGATGTCTCAATATCTTTTGGATCAATAATACCATTTTGATCTGGGGTTAAATATGTTACTTCAGCTCCTATATCTTCTAAAAATTCACAGGTATCTAACACAGCTTTATGTTCAGTTTTAGAAGTAATAATATGATTTCCTTTTTCAAAATAGGATTGGAAAATTCCTTTTATAGCAAGGTTTATTGATTCTGTAGCACCAGAAGTAAAAACTGTTTTATAATCTCTTGCATTAAATAAAGCTTCAACTTTTTGAATAGAATTATTTAATGCATTCTTAAGTTTTTTCCCATAAATATGAGTACTTGAAGCATTGCCAATTTGATGCTCATAAGTATCGATAATAACTTCTAATACTTCTTTTTTAATAGGTGTAGATGCGGCGTTGTCTAAATAAATCATAATACTTTTTAAACGTACCTACTATACGTTCATCTTTTTTACTTTTACTTCTAAATATAAGATGTATTTCTACGAATATAGTTGTATTTTTGATGTTTGTCGTTAAGAAAAAAATATAAGATGAGATATAAATTTAGTGGTCATGATACTTTTAGTTGTAGAGCTCTATGGCTTAAGAAAGGAGTTGACTATGCGTTATTGGAAAAAGCCTTTAGTTCAGACGAATCTATTATTGATTTAGGTGTAGGAAAAAATATGGTTACATCTATTAGTTTTTGGTTGAAGGCTTTTGGATTAATGACAGAAGATAATAAAGTAACTACTATTGGTGAGAAGGTGTTTTCTGATGATGGTTTTGATCCTTATATTGAAGATATTGGTACATTATGGTTATTACAATACTTAATCGTTAAGAAAGAATATGCATCTATTTATCATATCTTATTTGTTGATTATAGAAAAGAGAAAAAAGAGTTTACTGTAGACTCTTTGAAAGAATATCTTAATTTAAGACTAGAGAAAGATAACTTCAATCTTAATTTGAAATCTCTAGAAAAGGATATTCGAGTTTGTTTTAAAAACTATTTGGTCGAAAAGACCAAAAAAACAAATATTGAGGAAGAGTATTCTAATGTTTTATTGGATTTAGAGTTAATTTATAAAATACCAAGAACTGAAAATGGAATTTCATTTTATCAGTTAAACATTACTGATGGAAAAAGGATTCCTAAACTATTATTTCTTTACTGCTTATTAGATTTTGTAGGTGAAGAACGTTCTATTAATATGGAAAATATTGAAAGATTAATAGGAGGGGCATTTGCTATTACTAAAGCCGGTATCTTTCAAATAATAAATGAATTATGTGAATTATACCCTGGACACCTTGTTTATACTGAAGATGGTGGTTTAAAACAATTACAAATTAAAGAAGACCTAGATAAAGATTCTATCCTTGAGGAGTATTATAATGGAAAATAATTTAGTACAAAACACTTTTAATGTATCTACTAATATTCTTAGAGATACTGATGTTGATATCAAATATATTGTTACTCCTAACACAAAAAATATCTTTGATAGAATCATTCAGAATTTTAACTCAGGTGTTAAGTCATTTAATATAATCGGTTCATATGGTACAGGTAAATCAACTTTTGCTTGGGCTTTTGAAAAGAACCTTACAAATAAGATAAATTTCTTTGGTGATCAATTAAGTTCTTTGCCTGTTGATAGTTTCGAATTTATCAAATTTGTTGGTGAAGCAGCTTCTTTTAAACAGTCGTTTATTCAATATTTTGAATTACCATTAGAAGCTACTGATAAAGAAGTATTTGATGCTTTACGTAAAGTATATGCTAGAGCTAAGAAAAATAACATAGGTCTAATTATACTGGTTGATGAATTTGGCAAGTATTTAGAATATGCAGCTAGTCATAACGCAAGTGAAGAACTCTACTTTATCCAACAGGTTGCTGAATTTTGTAACACTAGAACAAGAAATACAATGTTTATTACAACATTGCATCAGAACTTTTCTAGCTACGCATCAGGACTTACTTTTGAACAAAAACAAGAGTGGGATAAAGTAAAAGGTAGAATTAAAGAATTAGTTTTTAACGAACCTGTTGAACAACTTTTGTTTTTATCAGCTCACCGTTTAAAAGATCGTTTTGAAGGTGATGAAAGTAAAATAAATGAAATTACTAATCTCTTATCGGACCATAAAGTAACAGATAAGAACGATAAGATCAATAGAGATTTAGTTAGAGATATTTATCCTTTAGACTATTTTTCAGCTGAGGTATTAGTAAAATCTTTACAACGATATGGCCAAAATGAAAGATCATTATTTACATTCCTTGATGTAGATGATTCAAATAGTGTCTATCGTTTTCCAACTTTCAATGTTCCATTTTATAATTTAGCTAATGTCTATGATTATCTTGCTGATCATTATGAAACAGCATTATGGACAAAGTCTAATCCTAATTTAACAAAGTGGAATATTTTAAAATATGCTTTAGAAAAAGTTGAAAGTAGGGTTTCTCAGGAGTTTATAAAAAATGCACTAAGTTTAGTAAAAGCTATTGGCTTAGTAAACATTTTTATGCATCAAGGGGGTAATGCTAACTATGACTTTTTAATGTCGTATGCAAACCTTTCTTTAGGCATAGATAATGCAGATGAAATTCTTCAAGAGTTAGAAAGAAAGCATATTATTAGATATGTAAACTATGCTACTCGATATGTTTTTGTTGATGGTACAGATGTAGACATTGAGCAAGAATTATTAAATGCATCTCAAGAAGTTGATCAAATAGAGGATGTAGTATCTAGGATTAAAGAGTATTTTACATTCTCATACACTTTTGCTAAAGCAGCTCAATATCGAACAGGTACACCGAGAATCTTTGAATATGTTATATCTAAAAAGGTTGAATCGGAAATAGTAGCTGAAGGAGAAATTGATGGGTATATTAATTTAGTCTTTAACAAAGATCTTTCAGTACAAGAACTGAAGAAAGTGACAAAAATAGAGAATTCAAATACTGTTTTTGTCTGGTATAAAGATACTTTTGAGATATTAAATACACTGTATGAGCTAGATAAATTAAAGTACCTTAGAAAGAAACATTCTGATGACTTAGTTGCTGTAAGAGAACTTGATGATCGTTCTATTGTTGAGCTACAAAAATTGAATTCACAAGTAAAAGAAGGGTTATACAGCAATGAAAAAACTATTTGGTTCTATAATGGAAAACAAAGAGATATAAACTCTTTGAGAACTTCAAATAGTTTACTTTCAGAAGTTATCAATACTATCTATTCTCAGACACCAGTACTAAGAAATGATCTGTTTAATAAGCATAAGATTAGTGCTGCAATTGCTACAGCTAAGATTAAGTTAATTGATGCATTTATTGAGAATCAAGGTGTAGAATTATTAGGGTTTCCTGTTGAAAAATTTCCTCCCGAGAAATCAATTTTTATGTCTTTATTATACAACACAGGTTTGTATAATAAAAATAGTCATATAATTGAAATACCTAAGAAAGATTCTCCATTATATGGTCTTTGGAAATTCTCAATCGAATTTTTAGAGGATGCAAAAAATGAAAGATTACCTTTAACGGAATTTATTGATAGGCTGAAATCAAAACCATTTAAACTAAAACAAGGTTTTATTGATTTTTGGTTACCTGTTTTCTTAATTCTTAATAAAGATAAGTATGCCTTTTTCAATGAAGGGGGATATGTACCTGTAATTGATAGAAGGTTATTGGACCTTGTTTATAAAGACCCTAGAAAATATGCTATTAAAGCTTTTGATTTCTCAGGTGATCGATTAGATGTCTTTAATTTATATAGAGGTATTATTAATTCAGAAGAAGTTGATAACAATCCAACATCAGAATTAATGATTAATACTTTTGTTCCATTAATTCAGCTTTATAGAAAATTACCAGAATTAACAAGAAATACACAAGCTCTATCATCACCTACCAAAAGATTCAGAGATGCAATTTCAACTGCAAAAGATCCTGAATCTGCTCTTTTTGTCACAATACCAGAAGCGTTTGATTTTGATGCAAATACATTAATTAAAGAAGGTAAAGGTGATAAGTTTACAGAGAAGGTTTCTAATGCTATTCAAGAGTTAATTAACTTTGAAAAGAGTCAACTAAAGAAATTTGAAGAGAACTTTTTATCTACTTTAGGTTTTAAAAATATTCAATACCCACAATACAGAGAGTTATTTGAAAGTAGGTATACACAAATTGATTTACAGAGAATCAAAAATGATAACCGACTTTTTAATTTCTATAAGTATGGCATACAACCATTAGATTTTGCTCAAGACTACCTTTCAAGATTAATGGGATTATTATTAGGTAAAAATATTAAATCAGCGTCAGATAAAGATTTAGAAAATCTACCAACGACTCTACCTAAATTAATAACCAAATTAGACCAATTAGTAGTTGTACATAAATCTTTGGGTAATGTATCTAATAATGAAGAGATTTATAATGTAATGATTACTAGAGAAGATGGTTCTAGTGAAAATGAAAACATTATTATTTCAAACTCACAAAGTCAAGAATTAGAGGAAAACCGTAATGAGATTAAATCAATTATTGATAAATCTAATTTATCTCTTAAATTACGTAAAGCCCTATTAGCTCAACTTTTAAATGAGACATTAAATAATGAGTAATGTAAGACATTTATTGGGGATATCAGGCGGAAAGGATAGTGCTGCTTTGGCAATATACCTGAATAAGCTTTACCCAAAATTAGACATGCAATATTATACTTGTGATACCGGTAGGGAATTACAAGAAACATATAAATTGATAGATCAATTACAAATTGAATTGAATAAGGATATTCTTCAATTAGATTCTGTTGACCTCTCAAATCAAAACCTTGAAAGTGCTTTTGATTATTTCTTAGCCCAATATGGTGGTTTGCTACCCGCTCAAAATATGAGATGGTGTACAAAAAAAATGAAGCTTGATCCATTTGAAAATTGGATTGGTGATGTACCAACTATCTCTTATGTTGGTATCAGGGGTGATGAAGATCGTGAAGGGTATATTTCTACAAAACCGAATATTCAATCTATTTTTCCTTTTAGAAAAAATATTTGGAGTGAAGATGTTATCAAAAGAGTACTTGATGCTAAAAATGAAGAGCAAATTTTAGAGTACTACCCAAAGTATCTTGAAGGGACTAAATTGGAGAAAGCGGTAAAGACTTTTAAAAAGAAATTGAATTTCGCTTTTTCAAAGAAACAAAAGGTCGAAGCTCTTTTAAATATTGATATCAAAGCATTTAATAAAGTAGTTTTTGATTATCTAAAGACTACAGAGCTTCCTGTTGGACAATTGGATGAATTTCCTTTAGTTGAGAATAATGAAATTCTTGTAAGAAATGACATATTCCAATTAATAGAGGAAAGTGCGGTTGATTTGCCTGGTTATTATAAACCTCTAGATTATGTAGTTGATGGTGAAAAAGGAAAATACTTCAGAAGTAGATCAGGATGTTTCTTTTGTTTCTATCAACAAAAAATTGAGTGGGTATGGTTATTAGAAAATCACCCCAAGCTTTTTGAAAAGGCAAAATCTTACGAAAAAGAAGGGTACTCTTGGATTGAAGGAGAAACACTTGATGATCTAGCAAAACCTGAAAGGGTAGAGGCGATTAAAAGAGAACACCTTAAACGTAAAAAAAGAGCTTATGAAAAGCTCTATAAAAGTACAGATTGGCAAGATGCTGTACTTGGTGAAGATAACAAGCGTAGCACAACATCTAACGCTAGTTGGTTAGATGAGCTTTCTGATGCAGAAGGCGATGGTTGTGCTAGTTGTTTTATATAAAATTTAGCCTCAGATAATGAGGCTAAATTTTTCTATTTTATTTTATCACTTAGGCATTTAGTTGTGTTAAGCGTAGAAGTACTATAATCTTCTGAATTGTTAAAAACGCTCAAAGAATTAATAAATATATCTTTAGATTTTAGAATCTTTATTTTCTCTTTACTAAGTTCTCCAACTTCTATAAAGTTATTTCCATTTTTATTTTTTTTACCAATCAAATATTCTAAGTCTAAATTATCAAAAGTAAATGATTGAGTTATATCCATATTGTCTTTACCTTCAATTGGTATTTTAAGTAATCTATCTTTGCCTTTACCCGTTAAAGAGATTTTTTCATAATCAACCTTAAATTTATTTTTCTTAAAAAAGATATCTAAGTTGTGTTTTACAATTTTACGATTTAAAAATAATTGACTATCCCATAAATATGA of Flammeovirga agarivorans contains these proteins:
- a CDS encoding cysteine desulfurase family protein → MIYLDNAASTPIKKEVLEVIIDTYEHQIGNASSTHIYGKKLKNALNNSIQKVEALFNARDYKTVFTSGATESINLAIKGIFQSYFEKGNHIITSKTEHKAVLDTCEFLEDIGAEVTYLTPDQNGIIDPKDIETSISDETILVTIMYANNETGVIQPINEISDICKRNDVIFMTDATQAVGKLAIDLNYSNIDLLTFSGHKIHGPQGVGGLLIKEGINLISQIHGGQQQNSLRSGTYNISNIIGLGKACELAFIDLEENIEKLQHFQQYFEKEITKLKSVEVNANKVDRLPNISNINFKGIDSNMLLRKFENEIAFSSGSACTAEIIEPSHVLRAMNFSDDDAFSSLRFSFSILNTIEEIKKATKQISSFILSLKESHQS
- a CDS encoding DUF4007 family protein, encoding MRYKFSGHDTFSCRALWLKKGVDYALLEKAFSSDESIIDLGVGKNMVTSISFWLKAFGLMTEDNKVTTIGEKVFSDDGFDPYIEDIGTLWLLQYLIVKKEYASIYHILFVDYRKEKKEFTVDSLKEYLNLRLEKDNFNLNLKSLEKDIRVCFKNYLVEKTKKTNIEEEYSNVLLDLELIYKIPRTENGISFYQLNITDGKRIPKLLFLYCLLDFVGEERSINMENIERLIGGAFAITKAGIFQIINELCELYPGHLVYTEDGGLKQLQIKEDLDKDSILEEYYNGK
- a CDS encoding phosphoadenosine phosphosulfate reductase domain-containing protein, with translation MSNVRHLLGISGGKDSAALAIYLNKLYPKLDMQYYTCDTGRELQETYKLIDQLQIELNKDILQLDSVDLSNQNLESAFDYFLAQYGGLLPAQNMRWCTKKMKLDPFENWIGDVPTISYVGIRGDEDREGYISTKPNIQSIFPFRKNIWSEDVIKRVLDAKNEEQILEYYPKYLEGTKLEKAVKTFKKKLNFAFSKKQKVEALLNIDIKAFNKVVFDYLKTTELPVGQLDEFPLVENNEILVRNDIFQLIEESAVDLPGYYKPLDYVVDGEKGKYFRSRSGCFFCFYQQKIEWVWLLENHPKLFEKAKSYEKEGYSWIEGETLDDLAKPERVEAIKREHLKRKKRAYEKLYKSTDWQDAVLGEDNKRSTTSNASWLDELSDAEGDGCASCFI